A part of Thermotoga petrophila RKU-1 genomic DNA contains:
- a CDS encoding flagellar basal body L-ring protein FlgH, which yields MKKISIVLLIVFVTSIFPFSIWNSAGESEYKNLLSIQKASKVGDILTIVIRESNNVSSERESLEIQKTLLNILGNVVNAAAGVNLNNFIPINNNSPERQRGGKVQSSVVAKISAVVVDIDPYGNLVVEGRKTIKVDKDYQEIIVKGKVRPDDIEIGNEVDSSKLADSEIWVNGKLVFSEEPGKESFFDKILAFLAGLFT from the coding sequence AAAAGATATCAATCGTGCTGTTGATCGTTTTCGTAACAAGCATTTTCCCCTTCTCAATTTGGAACTCTGCGGGCGAATCCGAGTACAAAAATCTCCTTTCCATACAGAAAGCCTCGAAGGTTGGAGACATCCTCACCATCGTGATCCGGGAAAGCAACAACGTGTCTTCGGAGAGGGAAAGTCTCGAGATCCAGAAAACCCTTTTGAACATCTTGGGAAACGTTGTGAACGCAGCCGCAGGTGTCAACCTCAACAACTTCATTCCTATAAACAACAACTCTCCTGAGAGACAGCGCGGTGGAAAGGTGCAGTCTTCCGTCGTGGCGAAGATCTCGGCAGTGGTCGTCGACATCGATCCCTACGGTAACCTCGTGGTGGAGGGAAGAAAAACGATAAAGGTGGACAAGGACTATCAGGAAATCATCGTGAAAGGAAAAGTGAGGCCAGACGACATAGAGATAGGAAACGAGGTGGATTCCTCCAAGCTTGCAGATTCCGAGATATGGGTGAACGGGAAACTCGTTTTCAGCGAGGAACCCGGAAAAGAGAGTTTCTTCGACAAGATACTCGCGTTCTTAGCAGGACTCTTCACATGA
- a CDS encoding flagellar basal body P-ring protein FlgI, whose protein sequence is MKKRLAVLLVIVLTITFSFSVTTRIKDIAFFRGARDNQLFGIGLVVGLNGTGDSGNVNSPLLLEMMKKFGVQVSENDLKSKNTALVMVLADIPPFAKEGMRIDCVVASIADAKSLAGGYLLQTPLYGADGKVYAVAQGSVIIGGEDVKLSSNLQKRYRVVGYLPEGAIVERDIPSDMLDGDSVTILLRQPDITTAARVARAINEKFEMDLAKAIDPSAIKLTVPNAFQDDLITFLSLVEEIEVQPDVPARIVVNERTGTVLFGGDVKLSDFVISYGNFTISVTGGKIGDKDATISNLVSALKAAGATPQDIIAILQVIYESGYITGELIIM, encoded by the coding sequence ATGAAGAAGAGATTGGCCGTTTTGCTGGTCATAGTTCTGACGATAACCTTTTCGTTCTCTGTGACCACAAGGATAAAAGACATAGCGTTCTTTAGAGGTGCCCGTGACAACCAGCTCTTTGGAATAGGACTCGTTGTTGGTCTCAACGGAACGGGAGATTCCGGTAACGTGAACTCTCCTCTTCTTCTCGAAATGATGAAAAAGTTCGGTGTTCAGGTTTCGGAAAACGACCTGAAGTCCAAGAACACAGCACTTGTGATGGTCCTCGCAGACATTCCTCCTTTTGCCAAAGAAGGTATGAGAATAGACTGTGTAGTCGCTTCCATAGCCGATGCGAAATCACTTGCAGGTGGATATCTCCTCCAGACACCTCTCTACGGTGCCGATGGAAAGGTGTACGCCGTAGCGCAGGGTTCCGTGATCATCGGAGGAGAAGACGTAAAGCTCTCTTCCAATCTCCAAAAGAGGTACAGAGTGGTTGGCTATCTTCCGGAGGGTGCCATCGTGGAAAGGGACATTCCATCCGACATGCTCGATGGAGACAGTGTGACGATCCTTCTGAGACAGCCGGACATCACCACCGCAGCCAGGGTGGCGAGGGCGATAAACGAGAAGTTCGAGATGGATCTCGCAAAGGCCATCGATCCATCCGCCATCAAATTGACCGTTCCCAACGCGTTCCAGGATGACCTCATCACGTTTCTTTCGCTCGTTGAAGAGATAGAAGTTCAGCCAGACGTTCCGGCAAGAATTGTGGTGAACGAAAGAACAGGAACCGTTCTGTTCGGAGGGGATGTGAAACTATCTGACTTTGTGATCTCCTACGGAAACTTCACGATAAGTGTGACCGGGGGAAAAATAGGAGATAAAGATGCCACAATCTCCAATCTCGTCAGCGCTCTCAAAGCAGCGGGTGCCACTCCTCAGGACATCATAGCCATTCTGCAGGTGATCTACGAATCGGGATACATTACAGGAGAACTCATAATCATGTGA